One Augochlora pura isolate Apur16 chromosome 10, APUR_v2.2.1, whole genome shotgun sequence DNA window includes the following coding sequences:
- the Lnpk gene encoding zinc-ribbon metal-binding protein lunapark isoform X2, with translation MGIILSRFRKKKTTIEILESLDSQIEEIERYGHTTEQRHKRIVGTLILYSVILYIISALIFYFCFFPASLYDQIFYMIPLLIFPILILLTKKLVTWYYKRKISENQEKLSTIQLEKKKILDEVTETETYKKAKEILLKFAPDQLKMTPLSPQSSYRIPPPTETPHRSMSPQNIASAPNSGELRKRVLTSQKQLLNVPSATPSNTGHVPVGMAPIQATPIGFQSNVRPVIPVMGYRTPLPRPILARERSYLERLIDYIVGDGPSNRYALVCRQCYSHNGMSLKEEFEYFGFKCCYCNTWNPARKQKSAAPRLELDASTISTQDSTSNVSEHALSPNVSEKPIQTELSSPSDTDSDIEVVEGPEESADIEVIKEPAESEEIEVAKVPVEDPRNECDEPDDSTEKMDIDESVSY, from the exons ATGGGAATCATATTATCAAGATTTCGC aaaaagaaaaccaCTATTGAAATTTTAGAGAGTCTGGACTCT CAAATTGAAGAGATTGAAAGATATGGACACACTACAGAACAAAGGCATAAAAGAATTGTTGGCACTCTCATTTTATATAGTGTgattctttatataatatctgcattaattttttatttctgcttcTTTCCTGCATCATTGtatgatcaaatattttatatgattccattattaatttttcctatTCT AATATTACTCACAAAAAAGTTGGTTACATGGTATTATAAACGTAAAATCTCTgaaaatcaagaaaaattaagtaCAATACAgttagaaaaaaagaaaatccttGACGAAGTTACAGAGACTGAGACCTACAAAAAGGCTAAAGAGATTCTGTTGAAATTTGCTCCAGATCAGTTAAAAATGACACCT TTGTCTCCACAg tCATCTTATAGGATACCACCACCCACAGAAACACCACATCGTTCTATGTCACCACAAAATATAGCATCTGCTCCTAATAGCGGAGAACTGAGGAAGAGAGTACTGACATCtcaaaaacaattattaaatgttccaAGTGCTACACCCAGTAACACTGGCCATGTCCCAGTTGGCATGGCTCCCATTCAGGCTACACCAATTGGTTTCCAGAGCAATGTTAGACCAGTTATTCCAGTTATGGGTTATC gAACGCCATTACCACGGCCAATATTAGCACGCGAAAGAAGTTATTTGGAACGATTGATTGATTATATAGTGGGTGATGGTCCATCGAATCGTTATGCATTAGTATGTCGGCAATGCTATTCGCATAATGGGATGtctttaaaagaagaattcgaatattttg GATTCAAGTGTTGTTACTGCAATACTTGGAATCCTGCAAGGAAGCAGAAATCTGCAGCACCGAGACTGGAGCTCGATGCTAGTACTATATCAACACAAGACAGTACATCTAATGTATCCGAACATGCATTATCACCTAATGTAAGCGAGAAGCCAATACAAACAGAACTATCCAGTCCATCAGACAcag ATTCTGATATCGAGGTAGTTGAAGGACCAGAGGAGTCGGCAGATATCGAGGTAATCAAAGAACCAGCGGAATCTGAAGAAATCGAAGTAGCCAAAGTTCCTGTTGAGGACCCTAGAAACGAATGCG ATGAACCGGATGATAGTACGGAAAAAATGGACATCGATGAATCCGTTTCGTAttga
- the LOC144475740 gene encoding condensin complex subunit 2, translated as MSSSTNEKVALPITSIMNSSSKSLRKSIFMPHVSIPILPENDDEVERMDRRNEITSDRRQSLGLGFLATMPRPEMSNRIAECIKLGTENKINVKNAFSLEIIDFMTYMIKKQDENMSNLQVATVSLDVSTKIYGYRVDSVHTEIMKLAGGMDKQVDEPVTNDNQADNSTIQEHQKDNTEKGRKKRKRKSKYEIFSTPENLKGSVEILKPTFWLAGDDDTQSAAMLNQVMLPNHANSRYHLHLYDDIIVDTVESKTKIKDVKVSSPRLDISESYICPPLVDFEFLNWVNDNETEHEEIQEEKEAGNRFQFDLNASIPSEEEMVHSNINLYDADLGEDNEENIEKHIQKPVEKLVDLCKVITKIGLANSSEYSILQKNNNIHWAGPTHWKVRNSSRVLGGSNILETCPQGRGRKRKEFELCFDNDIKKAITAKFSLAISGRIQFKCVKDVWIESDVTLPRDFHYGIENATKLYLHELIDLSSKNKDDLDVTHVSDDIDIYNYDNENDTSNYCPNVSVTDYKADEVNNEGHASEIHENFTGNNLVAVPKLTNKVTIAYSIRAKKIDMRKLKKSIWKCMNASNNMETIDIQKEVDQETENMINEEKHFSGIYKKLPHMLSRNDIESLSFPISFVSLLHLANEKTLKLQSLPDMSDVIVTTE; from the coding sequence ATGTCATCCAGTACAAATGAGAAAGTTGCATTACCAATCACTTCAATAATGAATTCTTCATCAAAGTCTTTacgaaaatctatttttatgcCACATGTGTCAATTCCTATTTTACCAGAAAATGATGACGAAGTCGAACGTATGGATAGACGTAATGAAATAACAAGTGATAGAAGGCAATCTCTAGGACTTGGTTTTCTGGCAACAATGCCAAGACCTGAAATGTCCAATCGTATTGCAGAATGTATAAAGCTTGGTACAGAAAACAagattaatgtaaaaaatgcGTTTAGtcttgaaataattgatttcatGACATATATGATCAAAAAGCAAGATGAAAATATGTCTAATTTACAAGTAGCCACTGTATCATTGGATGTCAGCACTAAAATCTATGGGTATCGGGTAGATAGTGTACATacagaaataatgaaacttgCAGGTGGTATGGATAAACAGGTAGATGAACCTGTAACAAATGATAACCAGGCAGATAATTCAACTATACAAGAGCACCAAAAAGATAATACagaaaaaggaaggaagaaaagaaaaagaaaaagtaaatatgaaatttttagcacTCCTGAAAACTTAAAAGGAAgcgttgaaatattgaaaccaACATTTTGGTTAGCGGGTGATGATGACACACAAAGTGCTGCTATGTTGAACCAAGTGATGCTTCCAAACCATGCAAATTCTAGATATCATCTTCACTTGTACGACGACATTATCGTTGATACTGTGgaaagtaaaacaaaaattaaggATGTAAAAGTAAGCAGTCCACGACTAGATATCTCTGAATCATATATATGTCCACCATTAGTTGACTTTGAATTTCTTAATTGGGTCAATGACAATGAAACAGAACATGAAGAAATtcaagaagagaaagaggctGGAAATAGATTTCAATTTGACTTGAATGCCAGTATTCCGTCTGAAGAAGAAATGGTTCACTCGAATATAAATCTCTATGATGCTGATTTGGGGGAagataatgaagaaaatattgagaagCATATTCAGAAACCAGTAGAAAAGCTTGTAGATCTCTGtaaagtaataacaaagatTGGATTAGCAAACTCTTCAGAGTATTCCATTCtccagaaaaataataacattcaCTGGGCTGGTCCAACACATTGGAAGGTAAGAAATAGCAGTAGAGTTTTAGGGGGAAGTAACATTCTAGAAACATGTCCTCAAGGACGTGGTAGAAAAAGGAAGGAATTTGAGTTATGTTTCGataacgatattaaaaaagcTATAACAGCAAAGTTTTCTTTGGCTATTTCTGGAAGAATACAGTTCAAATGTGTCAAAGATGTTTGGATCGAATCGGATGTTACACTGCCTCGAGATTTTCATTACGGTATCGAAAACGCAACCAAATTGTACCTTCATGAGCTAATAGACCTAAGTTCGAAGAATAAGGATGACTTAGATGTTACTCACGTTTCTGACGACATCGATATATATAACTATGATAATGAAAATGACACATCAAACTACTGTCCCAATGTTTCTGTCACGGATTATAAAGCAGATGAGGTCAATAATGAAGGCCACGCGTCTGAAATTCATGAGAACTTTACTGGAAACAATCTGGTCGCTGTTCccaaattaacaaataaagtaACCATCGCGTATAGCATTCGCGCTAAGAAAATTGATATGCGGAAATTGAAGAAATCTATCTGGAAATGCATGAACGCCTCTAATAATATGGAAACCATAGATATTCAAAAGGAGGTAGATCAAGAAACTGAGAATAtgataaatgaagaaaaacaCTTCAGCgggatttataaaaaattgcctCATATGTTATCACGCAATGACATAGAATCATTAAGTTTTCCCATTTCTTTTGTATCTTTACTACATTTAGCAAAtgaaaaaacattaaaactaCAGTCTCTTCCAGATATGTCCGATGTTATCGTCACAACAGAGTGA
- the Lnpk gene encoding zinc-ribbon metal-binding protein lunapark isoform X1 has protein sequence MGIILSRFRKKKTTIEILESLDSQIEEIERYGHTTEQRHKRIVGTLILYSVILYIISALIFYFCFFPASLYDQIFYMIPLLIFPILILLTKKLVTWYYKRKISENQEKLSTIQLEKKKILDEVTETETYKKAKEILLKFAPDQLKMTPLSPQSSYRIPPPTETPHRSMSPQNIASAPNSGELRKRVLTSQKQLLNVPSATPSNTGHVPVGMAPIQATPIGFQSNVRPVIPVMGYRTPLPRPILARERSYLERLIDYIVGDGPSNRYALVCRQCYSHNGMSLKEEFEYFGFKCCYCNTWNPARKQKSAAPRLELDASTISTQDSTSNVSEHALSPNVSEKPIQTELSSPSDTDSDIEVVEGPEESADIEVIKEPAESEEIEVAKVPVEDPRNECGIITDEPDDSTEKMDIDESVSY, from the exons ATGGGAATCATATTATCAAGATTTCGC aaaaagaaaaccaCTATTGAAATTTTAGAGAGTCTGGACTCT CAAATTGAAGAGATTGAAAGATATGGACACACTACAGAACAAAGGCATAAAAGAATTGTTGGCACTCTCATTTTATATAGTGTgattctttatataatatctgcattaattttttatttctgcttcTTTCCTGCATCATTGtatgatcaaatattttatatgattccattattaatttttcctatTCT AATATTACTCACAAAAAAGTTGGTTACATGGTATTATAAACGTAAAATCTCTgaaaatcaagaaaaattaagtaCAATACAgttagaaaaaaagaaaatccttGACGAAGTTACAGAGACTGAGACCTACAAAAAGGCTAAAGAGATTCTGTTGAAATTTGCTCCAGATCAGTTAAAAATGACACCT TTGTCTCCACAg tCATCTTATAGGATACCACCACCCACAGAAACACCACATCGTTCTATGTCACCACAAAATATAGCATCTGCTCCTAATAGCGGAGAACTGAGGAAGAGAGTACTGACATCtcaaaaacaattattaaatgttccaAGTGCTACACCCAGTAACACTGGCCATGTCCCAGTTGGCATGGCTCCCATTCAGGCTACACCAATTGGTTTCCAGAGCAATGTTAGACCAGTTATTCCAGTTATGGGTTATC gAACGCCATTACCACGGCCAATATTAGCACGCGAAAGAAGTTATTTGGAACGATTGATTGATTATATAGTGGGTGATGGTCCATCGAATCGTTATGCATTAGTATGTCGGCAATGCTATTCGCATAATGGGATGtctttaaaagaagaattcgaatattttg GATTCAAGTGTTGTTACTGCAATACTTGGAATCCTGCAAGGAAGCAGAAATCTGCAGCACCGAGACTGGAGCTCGATGCTAGTACTATATCAACACAAGACAGTACATCTAATGTATCCGAACATGCATTATCACCTAATGTAAGCGAGAAGCCAATACAAACAGAACTATCCAGTCCATCAGACAcag ATTCTGATATCGAGGTAGTTGAAGGACCAGAGGAGTCGGCAGATATCGAGGTAATCAAAGAACCAGCGGAATCTGAAGAAATCGAAGTAGCCAAAGTTCCTGTTGAGGACCCTAGAAACGAATGCG gtATAATTACAGATGAACCGGATGATAGTACGGAAAAAATGGACATCGATGAATCCGTTTCGTAttga
- the Nacalpha gene encoding nascent polypeptide associated complex protein alpha subunit produces MPELTELDKAMSSEPTKVEAAAAGSGTDSDSDDTVPELDDSRAGGTVGFPGTTVTGLPLDMVSKAKQSRGEKKARKLMSKLGLKPVQGVNRVTIRKSKNILFVINKPDVLKNPASDTYIVFGEAKIEDLSQQAQVAAAEKFKEPPVIPATEAGGSTTVVAPIQEESEEEVDETGVEEKDIDLVICQANVSRGKAIKALKNNNNDIVNAIMELTM; encoded by the exons ATGCCAGAACTAACTGAACTTGACAAAGCTATGAGCTCCGAGCCTACTAAGGTCGAAGCAGCTGCAGCAGGTTCTGGAACAGATTCAGATTCAGATGATACTGTCCCAGAATTAGACGATTCACGTGCTGGGGGTACTGTTGGTTTCCCAGGGACGACCGTTACTGGTCTCCCTCTTGACATGGTTTCTAAAGCCAAACAGAGTCGTGGAGAGAAAAAGGCCAGGAAGTTGATGAGCAAATTAGGATTAAAGcct gtgcaaggggttaacagagTAACTATTCGTAAatcaaagaatattttgtttgtaatCAATAAACCAGATGTGCTGAAGAACCCTGCCTCAGACACATACATTGTATTTGGAGAAGCTAAG ATTGAAGATCTGAGTCAACAAGCTCAAGTAGCAGCCGCTGAGAAATTCAAGGAACCCCCAGTTATTCCAGCAACTGAAGCGGGAGGCAGTACTACT GTTGTTGCACCCATACAAGAGGAGTCAGAGGAAGAGGTAGATGAGACAGGAGTTGAAGAAAAAGACATCGACTTGGTTATTTGTCAAGCCAATGTATCACGAGGGAAAGCTATTAAAGCTctcaaaaacaataataatgacattGTTAATGCTATTATG GAATTAACAATGTGA
- the Lnpk gene encoding zinc-ribbon metal-binding protein lunapark isoform X4 translates to MGIILSRFRKKKTTIEILESLDSQIEEIERYGHTTEQRHKRIVGTLILYSVILYIISALIFYFCFFPASLYDQIFYMIPLLIFPILILLTKKLVTWYYKRKISENQEKLSTIQLEKKKILDEVTETETYKKAKEILLKFAPDQLKMTPSSYRIPPPTETPHRSMSPQNIASAPNSGELRKRVLTSQKQLLNVPSATPSNTGHVPVGMAPIQATPIGFQSNVRPVIPVMGYRTPLPRPILARERSYLERLIDYIVGDGPSNRYALVCRQCYSHNGMSLKEEFEYFGFKCCYCNTWNPARKQKSAAPRLELDASTISTQDSTSNVSEHALSPNVSEKPIQTELSSPSDTDSDIEVVEGPEESADIEVIKEPAESEEIEVAKVPVEDPRNECDEPDDSTEKMDIDESVSY, encoded by the exons ATGGGAATCATATTATCAAGATTTCGC aaaaagaaaaccaCTATTGAAATTTTAGAGAGTCTGGACTCT CAAATTGAAGAGATTGAAAGATATGGACACACTACAGAACAAAGGCATAAAAGAATTGTTGGCACTCTCATTTTATATAGTGTgattctttatataatatctgcattaattttttatttctgcttcTTTCCTGCATCATTGtatgatcaaatattttatatgattccattattaatttttcctatTCT AATATTACTCACAAAAAAGTTGGTTACATGGTATTATAAACGTAAAATCTCTgaaaatcaagaaaaattaagtaCAATACAgttagaaaaaaagaaaatccttGACGAAGTTACAGAGACTGAGACCTACAAAAAGGCTAAAGAGATTCTGTTGAAATTTGCTCCAGATCAGTTAAAAATGACACCT tCATCTTATAGGATACCACCACCCACAGAAACACCACATCGTTCTATGTCACCACAAAATATAGCATCTGCTCCTAATAGCGGAGAACTGAGGAAGAGAGTACTGACATCtcaaaaacaattattaaatgttccaAGTGCTACACCCAGTAACACTGGCCATGTCCCAGTTGGCATGGCTCCCATTCAGGCTACACCAATTGGTTTCCAGAGCAATGTTAGACCAGTTATTCCAGTTATGGGTTATC gAACGCCATTACCACGGCCAATATTAGCACGCGAAAGAAGTTATTTGGAACGATTGATTGATTATATAGTGGGTGATGGTCCATCGAATCGTTATGCATTAGTATGTCGGCAATGCTATTCGCATAATGGGATGtctttaaaagaagaattcgaatattttg GATTCAAGTGTTGTTACTGCAATACTTGGAATCCTGCAAGGAAGCAGAAATCTGCAGCACCGAGACTGGAGCTCGATGCTAGTACTATATCAACACAAGACAGTACATCTAATGTATCCGAACATGCATTATCACCTAATGTAAGCGAGAAGCCAATACAAACAGAACTATCCAGTCCATCAGACAcag ATTCTGATATCGAGGTAGTTGAAGGACCAGAGGAGTCGGCAGATATCGAGGTAATCAAAGAACCAGCGGAATCTGAAGAAATCGAAGTAGCCAAAGTTCCTGTTGAGGACCCTAGAAACGAATGCG ATGAACCGGATGATAGTACGGAAAAAATGGACATCGATGAATCCGTTTCGTAttga
- the Lnpk gene encoding zinc-ribbon metal-binding protein lunapark isoform X3, with protein sequence MGIILSRFRKKKTTIEILESLDSQIEEIERYGHTTEQRHKRIVGTLILYSVILYIISALIFYFCFFPASLYDQIFYMIPLLIFPILILLTKKLVTWYYKRKISENQEKLSTIQLEKKKILDEVTETETYKKAKEILLKFAPDQLKMTPSSYRIPPPTETPHRSMSPQNIASAPNSGELRKRVLTSQKQLLNVPSATPSNTGHVPVGMAPIQATPIGFQSNVRPVIPVMGYRTPLPRPILARERSYLERLIDYIVGDGPSNRYALVCRQCYSHNGMSLKEEFEYFGFKCCYCNTWNPARKQKSAAPRLELDASTISTQDSTSNVSEHALSPNVSEKPIQTELSSPSDTDSDIEVVEGPEESADIEVIKEPAESEEIEVAKVPVEDPRNECGIITDEPDDSTEKMDIDESVSY encoded by the exons ATGGGAATCATATTATCAAGATTTCGC aaaaagaaaaccaCTATTGAAATTTTAGAGAGTCTGGACTCT CAAATTGAAGAGATTGAAAGATATGGACACACTACAGAACAAAGGCATAAAAGAATTGTTGGCACTCTCATTTTATATAGTGTgattctttatataatatctgcattaattttttatttctgcttcTTTCCTGCATCATTGtatgatcaaatattttatatgattccattattaatttttcctatTCT AATATTACTCACAAAAAAGTTGGTTACATGGTATTATAAACGTAAAATCTCTgaaaatcaagaaaaattaagtaCAATACAgttagaaaaaaagaaaatccttGACGAAGTTACAGAGACTGAGACCTACAAAAAGGCTAAAGAGATTCTGTTGAAATTTGCTCCAGATCAGTTAAAAATGACACCT tCATCTTATAGGATACCACCACCCACAGAAACACCACATCGTTCTATGTCACCACAAAATATAGCATCTGCTCCTAATAGCGGAGAACTGAGGAAGAGAGTACTGACATCtcaaaaacaattattaaatgttccaAGTGCTACACCCAGTAACACTGGCCATGTCCCAGTTGGCATGGCTCCCATTCAGGCTACACCAATTGGTTTCCAGAGCAATGTTAGACCAGTTATTCCAGTTATGGGTTATC gAACGCCATTACCACGGCCAATATTAGCACGCGAAAGAAGTTATTTGGAACGATTGATTGATTATATAGTGGGTGATGGTCCATCGAATCGTTATGCATTAGTATGTCGGCAATGCTATTCGCATAATGGGATGtctttaaaagaagaattcgaatattttg GATTCAAGTGTTGTTACTGCAATACTTGGAATCCTGCAAGGAAGCAGAAATCTGCAGCACCGAGACTGGAGCTCGATGCTAGTACTATATCAACACAAGACAGTACATCTAATGTATCCGAACATGCATTATCACCTAATGTAAGCGAGAAGCCAATACAAACAGAACTATCCAGTCCATCAGACAcag ATTCTGATATCGAGGTAGTTGAAGGACCAGAGGAGTCGGCAGATATCGAGGTAATCAAAGAACCAGCGGAATCTGAAGAAATCGAAGTAGCCAAAGTTCCTGTTGAGGACCCTAGAAACGAATGCG gtATAATTACAGATGAACCGGATGATAGTACGGAAAAAATGGACATCGATGAATCCGTTTCGTAttga
- the LOC144475742 gene encoding malate dehydrogenase, mitochondrial: MIVLLRSIRRGGWRRNISKMPTNDGKDKSSDSSKDTKKSIDKTQTTAFNGYDCFLPDQKGDVQVCIIGGGETPLYTAALLKQSRLIKRLNLVDTTNTMAGAVLDTSHIDTSTRIKHYTKKHIKNALKQVNIIALMDESEPKGVNLNPKIQFESAASYVYEMAEQMVTVSSDALVAVFVQPVTAMLPMVSEIYKLCGWWDPDRIIGSTSFMRMRMEATTASLLDLDPAFLSITMVAGADPYTIVPLLSRSSPTNRFNHVQQEMLLQSLRGADKEIASIDGRGPILSPAAAAAKLILALASGLSGSPNVFTSGYVRSNVLPVCRFFTTELQLGPGGVQTNFGLPKMSPAEVIMVEQAVPIINEFVHMAIKAVFSYSYVKQKNT; encoded by the exons ATGATTGTTCTTCTGCGATCCATCAGAAGAGGTGGGTGGAGACGCAACATTTCGAAAATGCCGACCAATGATGGAAAGGACAAGAGTTCTGACAGTAGCAAGGATACAAAAAAATCCATAGACAAGACTCAAACTACTGCATTCAATGGCTATGACTGTTTCCTCCCGGATCAAAAGGGCGACGTACAAGTGTGCATAATTGGGGGTGGTGAGACACCACTTTACACGGCTGCCCTTTTAAAACAATCCCGACTAATAAAACGTCTGAACCTGGTGGACACAACAAACACAATGGCCGGTGCAGTTTTAGACACGAGTCATATCGATACGTCCACCCGAATTAAACACTACACAAAGAAACATATAAAGAACGCCCTCAAGCAA GTAAACATAATCGCTCTAATGGATGAATCGGAGCCAAAGGGAGTGAATCTGAACCCGAAGATCCAATTCGAATCGGCGGCATCTTATGTGTACGAGATGGCAGAGCAAATGGTAACGGTGAGCTCTGACGCGTTGGTGGCCGTTTTCGTTCAACCGGTCACGGCGATGCTGCCTATGGTCTCCGAGATCTACAAGCTCTGTGGATGGTGGGATCCAGACAGGATTATCGGTTCAACGTCCTTCATGCGCATGCGAATGGAAGCTACTACCGCGAGTCTCCTCGATCTGGATCCGGCATTCCTATCAATAACTATGGTAGCTGGCGCAGATCCATACACCATTGTTCCTCTTCTGTCACGAAGCAGCCCCACCAATCGATTCAATCAT GTACAACAAGAAATGTTACTACAGTCGCTGCGTGGAGCAGATAAGGAAATAGCGAGCATCGATGGCAGGGGACCGATTTTATCACCCGCTGCGGCCGCTGCCAAGTTGATCCTTGCACTCGCCAGTGGGCTTAGTGGATCACCGAATGTCTTCACCTCCGGTTACGTTCGATCGAACGTGTTACCGGTTTGCCGGTTTTTCACTACCGAATTACAATTAGGCCCGGGTGGAGTGCAAACGAATTTCGGACTGCCAAAAATGTCGCCGGCGGAAGTAATAATGGTCGAGCAAGCGGTACCCATAATCAACGAGTTCGTTCACATGGCGATAAAAGCTGTTTTCAGCTACAGCTACGTAAAGCAAAAAAACACGTAG